A window from Mangifera indica cultivar Alphonso chromosome 2, CATAS_Mindica_2.1, whole genome shotgun sequence encodes these proteins:
- the LOC123209156 gene encoding E3 ubiquitin-protein ligase BRE1-like 2 isoform X2 → MENEEPKEPDKKKPHFNSHPLSPSMARNSATSPSNNKTVDAAVLQYQNQKLVQKLDAQKHQLHDLEVKIKELKDKQTSYDDMLITVNQLWNQLVDDLILLGVRAGGGPDVLRNLDGKDQPDDSVPSCPPEDMFLCRLLHVNSIENNGNEGIAKYVEDALASRHSSTKELMKFLEDVIDAQRVKTESVAQALQGKLSAEDAIIQLSKMDDMMKEEAKNLNEVIEILHVKHKEYANWIQTYICNHSADQSEIKRVAGELEENMAELEESRRKLVSLKMQKDVASGMHLQTPGVVTANGNVSPEKSADRTMDMQELKESIEETKVVAADRLSELEESQQDNINLSKQLQNLQNELNDDKYVYSSRQYNLVNDQLLHWNVELERCKALTDSLQIDRSFVLRREKELTVRSESADAARNTIDDSESRIEQLEHQLQKCIIEKNDLEMKMEEAVQDSGRNDIKAEFRVMASALSKEMGMMEAQLNRWRETADEALSLRDEAQSLKASLSIKTHEQRCLEDKCAQQMVEIKTLKALIEKLQKEKLELQLILDMYGQEGYDNRDVAEIKESERRAHSQAEILKSALDEHSLELRVKAANETEAACQQRLSVAEAEIAELRAKLDVSERDVMELTEAIKSKDKEAEAYISEIETIGQAYEDMQTQNQHLLLQVTERDDYNIKLVSESVKTKQAQSFLISEKQTSMKQLQQVNALVESLKSRILHSEEQMKACLTEALKSTQEDRHLMVSLETAKWELADAEKELKWLKSAVASSEKEHEQIQRKLDDIQKELDEESCDLLSPQYMRGY, encoded by the exons ATGGAAAACGAAGAGCCGAAAGAGCCAGACAAGAAGAAGCCGCACTTTAATTCTCATCCTCTTTCTCCCTCCATGGCTCGCAACTCCGCCACTTCTCCTTCGAATAACAAAACA GTTGATGCAGCAGTTCTCCAGTATCAGAATCAAAAACTTGTACAGAAACTAGATGCTCAGAAGCATCAGTTGCATGACCTTGAAGTGAAAATTAAGGaattaaaagataaacaaaCTTCGTATGATGACATGTTAATAACAGTGAATCAACTTTGGAATCAG TTGGTCGATGATTTGATCTTGCTTGGGGTACGAGCTGGTGGAGGACCTGATGTTTTACGAAACTTGGATGGAAAAGATCAGCCAGATG ACTCAGTTCCATCTTGTCCTCCGGAGGATATGTTTCTTTGTAGACTGCTACATGTAAATTCCATTGAGAATAATGGTAATGAGGGGATTGCCAAATACGTTGAAGATGCCCTTGCTTCACGTCATTCATCCACTAAGGAGTTGATGAAGTTTTTGGAAGATGTCATTGATGCTCAGAGGGTGAAAACTGAGAGTGTAGCTCAGGCTTTGCAAGGAAAGCTATCTGCAGAAG ATGCCATTATCCAATTGTCCAAGATGGATGATATGATGAAAGAAGAGGCTAAAAATCTGAATGAGGTGATTGAAATTCTCCACGTGAAGCATAAGGAATATGCTAATTGGATTCAAACTTATATATGCAATCATTCAGCTGATCAGTCTGAGATTAAACGCGTTGCAG GTGAGCTTGAAGAGAACATGGCTGAACTTGAAGAAAGTAGGAGAAAGCTGGTCAGTTTGAAGATGCAAAAAGATGTGGCTTCTGGCATGCATTTGCAGACTCCAGGTGTGGTAACTGCTAATGGAAATGTTTCTCCAGAGAAATCTGCTGATAGGACAATGGACATGCAGGAGTTGAAGGAATCCATTGAGGAAACAAAG GTAGTGGCTGCTGATCGTCTTTCGGAGCTCGAAGAATCACAGCAGGACAACATAAACTTATCAAAACAATTGCAAAATCTCCAG AATGAGTTGAATGATGACAAATATGTATACTCATCTCGACAGTATAATTTAGTCAATGATCAACTCCTACATTGGAATGTTGAGTTGGAACGTTGCAAAGCTTTGACAGATTCTTTGCAG ATTGACAGGTCTTTTGTTCTAAGAAGGGAGAAAGAATTGACTGTAAGATCTGAGTCAGCAGATGCTGCTAGGAACACCATTGATGATTCTGAATCTAGGATTGAACAGCTGGAGCATCAGCTTCAGAAGtgtataattgaaaaaaatgatctAGAGATGAAAATGGAAGAAGCTGTTCAGGATTCAg GGAGAAACGATATTAAAGCAGAATTTCGTGTAATGGCGTCGGCTTTGTCCAAGGAGATGGGCATGATGGAAGCCCAGTTGAATCGGTGGAGGGAAACTGCTGATGAAGCCCTGTCCTTGCGTGATGAAGCACAATCACTAAAAGCTTCCTTAAGTATCAAG ACGCACGAACAAAGGTGTTTGGAAGATAAGTGTGCACAGCAGATGGTAGAAATCAAAACTCTGAAGGCTCTg ATTGAAAAGTTGCAAAAGGAAAAACTGGAATTGCAACTTATCTTGGACATGTATGGCCAGGAAGGTTATGATAACAG AGATGTGGCTGAGATAAAAGAATCTGAACGTCGGGCTCATTCACAAGCTGAAATCTTGAAAAGTGCTTTGGATGAACATAGTCTGGAACTGAGGGTGAAAGCCGCAAATGAGACTGAGGCTGCTTGCCAACAAAGGCTTTCAGTTGCTGAAGCTGAAATAGCTGAACTAAGGGCTAAACTGGATGTTTCTGAGAG GGATGTTATGGAGCTTACAGAGGCTATTAAAAGCAAAGATAAGGAAGCAGAGGCATACATTTCTGAAATTGAG ACCATTGGTCAAGCATATGAAGACATGCAGACCCAGAACCAGCATTTGCTGCTGCAGGTGACTGAGAGGGATGACTACAATATCAAG CTTGTTTCTGAGAGTGTTAAAACAAAGCAGGCACAAAGCTTTCTAATCTCTGAGAAACAGACTTCAATGAAGCAGCTTCAACAAGTTAATGCACTGGTAGAATCTTTAAAATCACGGATTCTCCACAGTGAAGAGCAG ATGAAAGCCTGTCTGACAGAGGCTCTTAAATCTACTCAAGAAGACAGACATCTGATGGTCAGTCTTGAAACAGCAAAGTGGGAATTAGCTGATGCTGAGAAGGAATTGAAGTGGTTGAAATCTGCTGTTGCTTCTTCTGAGAAGGAACATGAGCAGATCCAGCGGAAGTTGGATGACATCCAAAAAGAACTGGACGAAGAAAG CTGTGATCTTTTATCCCCACAATACATGAGAGGATATTGA
- the LOC123209156 gene encoding E3 ubiquitin-protein ligase BRE1-like 2 isoform X1, which yields MENEEPKEPDKKKPHFNSHPLSPSMARNSATSPSNNKTVDAAVLQYQNQKLVQKLDAQKHQLHDLEVKIKELKDKQTSYDDMLITVNQLWNQLVDDLILLGVRAGGGPDVLRNLDGKDQPDDSVPSCPPEDMFLCRLLHVNSIENNGNEGIAKYVEDALASRHSSTKELMKFLEDVIDAQRVKTESVAQALQGKLSAEDAIIQLSKMDDMMKEEAKNLNEVIEILHVKHKEYANWIQTYICNHSADQSEIKRVAGELEENMAELEESRRKLVSLKMQKDVASGMHLQTPGVVTANGNVSPEKSADRTMDMQELKESIEETKVVAADRLSELEESQQDNINLSKQLQNLQNELNDDKYVYSSRQYNLVNDQLLHWNVELERCKALTDSLQIDRSFVLRREKELTVRSESADAARNTIDDSESRIEQLEHQLQKCIIEKNDLEMKMEEAVQDSGRNDIKAEFRVMASALSKEMGMMEAQLNRWRETADEALSLRDEAQSLKASLSIKTHEQRCLEDKCAQQMVEIKTLKALIEKLQKEKLELQLILDMYGQEGYDNRDVAEIKESERRAHSQAEILKSALDEHSLELRVKAANETEAACQQRLSVAEAEIAELRAKLDVSERDVMELTEAIKSKDKEAEAYISEIETIGQAYEDMQTQNQHLLLQVTERDDYNIKLVSESVKTKQAQSFLISEKQTSMKQLQQVNALVESLKSRILHSEEQMKACLTEALKSTQEDRHLMVSLETAKWELADAEKELKWLKSAVASSEKEHEQIQRKLDDIQKELDEERREKMKLEEDLMELNNKVAELTSETGEAAIQKLRDEIKDCKAILKCGVCFDRPKEVVIVKCFHLFCNPCIQRNLEIRHRKCPGCGTAFGQSDVRFVKI from the exons ATGGAAAACGAAGAGCCGAAAGAGCCAGACAAGAAGAAGCCGCACTTTAATTCTCATCCTCTTTCTCCCTCCATGGCTCGCAACTCCGCCACTTCTCCTTCGAATAACAAAACA GTTGATGCAGCAGTTCTCCAGTATCAGAATCAAAAACTTGTACAGAAACTAGATGCTCAGAAGCATCAGTTGCATGACCTTGAAGTGAAAATTAAGGaattaaaagataaacaaaCTTCGTATGATGACATGTTAATAACAGTGAATCAACTTTGGAATCAG TTGGTCGATGATTTGATCTTGCTTGGGGTACGAGCTGGTGGAGGACCTGATGTTTTACGAAACTTGGATGGAAAAGATCAGCCAGATG ACTCAGTTCCATCTTGTCCTCCGGAGGATATGTTTCTTTGTAGACTGCTACATGTAAATTCCATTGAGAATAATGGTAATGAGGGGATTGCCAAATACGTTGAAGATGCCCTTGCTTCACGTCATTCATCCACTAAGGAGTTGATGAAGTTTTTGGAAGATGTCATTGATGCTCAGAGGGTGAAAACTGAGAGTGTAGCTCAGGCTTTGCAAGGAAAGCTATCTGCAGAAG ATGCCATTATCCAATTGTCCAAGATGGATGATATGATGAAAGAAGAGGCTAAAAATCTGAATGAGGTGATTGAAATTCTCCACGTGAAGCATAAGGAATATGCTAATTGGATTCAAACTTATATATGCAATCATTCAGCTGATCAGTCTGAGATTAAACGCGTTGCAG GTGAGCTTGAAGAGAACATGGCTGAACTTGAAGAAAGTAGGAGAAAGCTGGTCAGTTTGAAGATGCAAAAAGATGTGGCTTCTGGCATGCATTTGCAGACTCCAGGTGTGGTAACTGCTAATGGAAATGTTTCTCCAGAGAAATCTGCTGATAGGACAATGGACATGCAGGAGTTGAAGGAATCCATTGAGGAAACAAAG GTAGTGGCTGCTGATCGTCTTTCGGAGCTCGAAGAATCACAGCAGGACAACATAAACTTATCAAAACAATTGCAAAATCTCCAG AATGAGTTGAATGATGACAAATATGTATACTCATCTCGACAGTATAATTTAGTCAATGATCAACTCCTACATTGGAATGTTGAGTTGGAACGTTGCAAAGCTTTGACAGATTCTTTGCAG ATTGACAGGTCTTTTGTTCTAAGAAGGGAGAAAGAATTGACTGTAAGATCTGAGTCAGCAGATGCTGCTAGGAACACCATTGATGATTCTGAATCTAGGATTGAACAGCTGGAGCATCAGCTTCAGAAGtgtataattgaaaaaaatgatctAGAGATGAAAATGGAAGAAGCTGTTCAGGATTCAg GGAGAAACGATATTAAAGCAGAATTTCGTGTAATGGCGTCGGCTTTGTCCAAGGAGATGGGCATGATGGAAGCCCAGTTGAATCGGTGGAGGGAAACTGCTGATGAAGCCCTGTCCTTGCGTGATGAAGCACAATCACTAAAAGCTTCCTTAAGTATCAAG ACGCACGAACAAAGGTGTTTGGAAGATAAGTGTGCACAGCAGATGGTAGAAATCAAAACTCTGAAGGCTCTg ATTGAAAAGTTGCAAAAGGAAAAACTGGAATTGCAACTTATCTTGGACATGTATGGCCAGGAAGGTTATGATAACAG AGATGTGGCTGAGATAAAAGAATCTGAACGTCGGGCTCATTCACAAGCTGAAATCTTGAAAAGTGCTTTGGATGAACATAGTCTGGAACTGAGGGTGAAAGCCGCAAATGAGACTGAGGCTGCTTGCCAACAAAGGCTTTCAGTTGCTGAAGCTGAAATAGCTGAACTAAGGGCTAAACTGGATGTTTCTGAGAG GGATGTTATGGAGCTTACAGAGGCTATTAAAAGCAAAGATAAGGAAGCAGAGGCATACATTTCTGAAATTGAG ACCATTGGTCAAGCATATGAAGACATGCAGACCCAGAACCAGCATTTGCTGCTGCAGGTGACTGAGAGGGATGACTACAATATCAAG CTTGTTTCTGAGAGTGTTAAAACAAAGCAGGCACAAAGCTTTCTAATCTCTGAGAAACAGACTTCAATGAAGCAGCTTCAACAAGTTAATGCACTGGTAGAATCTTTAAAATCACGGATTCTCCACAGTGAAGAGCAG ATGAAAGCCTGTCTGACAGAGGCTCTTAAATCTACTCAAGAAGACAGACATCTGATGGTCAGTCTTGAAACAGCAAAGTGGGAATTAGCTGATGCTGAGAAGGAATTGAAGTGGTTGAAATCTGCTGTTGCTTCTTCTGAGAAGGAACATGAGCAGATCCAGCGGAAGTTGGATGACATCCAAAAAGAACTGGACGAAGAAAG AAGAGAGAAGATGAAGCTTGAGGAAGATCTCATGGAATTGAATAACAAGGTTGCGGAGTTGACTTCTGAAACTGGAGAGGCAGCGATACAGAAACTTAGGGACGAAATAAAAGATTGCAAAGCTATTCTCAAATGTGGTGTGTGCTTTGACCGTCCAAAGGAG GTTGTGATTGTGAAATGCTTTCACCTCTTCTGCAATCCATGTATTCAAAGAAACCTGGAGATACGGCATCGGAAGTGCCCAGGGTGTGGAACAGCTTTCGGTCAGAGCGATGTCCGGTTTGTAAAGATATGA
- the LOC123209156 gene encoding E3 ubiquitin-protein ligase BRE1-like 2 isoform X3: MSDAIIQLSKMDDMMKEEAKNLNEVIEILHVKHKEYANWIQTYICNHSADQSEIKRVAGELEENMAELEESRRKLVSLKMQKDVASGMHLQTPGVVTANGNVSPEKSADRTMDMQELKESIEETKVVAADRLSELEESQQDNINLSKQLQNLQNELNDDKYVYSSRQYNLVNDQLLHWNVELERCKALTDSLQIDRSFVLRREKELTVRSESADAARNTIDDSESRIEQLEHQLQKCIIEKNDLEMKMEEAVQDSGRNDIKAEFRVMASALSKEMGMMEAQLNRWRETADEALSLRDEAQSLKASLSIKTHEQRCLEDKCAQQMVEIKTLKALIEKLQKEKLELQLILDMYGQEGYDNRDVAEIKESERRAHSQAEILKSALDEHSLELRVKAANETEAACQQRLSVAEAEIAELRAKLDVSERDVMELTEAIKSKDKEAEAYISEIETIGQAYEDMQTQNQHLLLQVTERDDYNIKLVSESVKTKQAQSFLISEKQTSMKQLQQVNALVESLKSRILHSEEQMKACLTEALKSTQEDRHLMVSLETAKWELADAEKELKWLKSAVASSEKEHEQIQRKLDDIQKELDEERREKMKLEEDLMELNNKVAELTSETGEAAIQKLRDEIKDCKAILKCGVCFDRPKEVVIVKCFHLFCNPCIQRNLEIRHRKCPGCGTAFGQSDVRFVKI; this comes from the exons ATGTCAG ATGCCATTATCCAATTGTCCAAGATGGATGATATGATGAAAGAAGAGGCTAAAAATCTGAATGAGGTGATTGAAATTCTCCACGTGAAGCATAAGGAATATGCTAATTGGATTCAAACTTATATATGCAATCATTCAGCTGATCAGTCTGAGATTAAACGCGTTGCAG GTGAGCTTGAAGAGAACATGGCTGAACTTGAAGAAAGTAGGAGAAAGCTGGTCAGTTTGAAGATGCAAAAAGATGTGGCTTCTGGCATGCATTTGCAGACTCCAGGTGTGGTAACTGCTAATGGAAATGTTTCTCCAGAGAAATCTGCTGATAGGACAATGGACATGCAGGAGTTGAAGGAATCCATTGAGGAAACAAAG GTAGTGGCTGCTGATCGTCTTTCGGAGCTCGAAGAATCACAGCAGGACAACATAAACTTATCAAAACAATTGCAAAATCTCCAG AATGAGTTGAATGATGACAAATATGTATACTCATCTCGACAGTATAATTTAGTCAATGATCAACTCCTACATTGGAATGTTGAGTTGGAACGTTGCAAAGCTTTGACAGATTCTTTGCAG ATTGACAGGTCTTTTGTTCTAAGAAGGGAGAAAGAATTGACTGTAAGATCTGAGTCAGCAGATGCTGCTAGGAACACCATTGATGATTCTGAATCTAGGATTGAACAGCTGGAGCATCAGCTTCAGAAGtgtataattgaaaaaaatgatctAGAGATGAAAATGGAAGAAGCTGTTCAGGATTCAg GGAGAAACGATATTAAAGCAGAATTTCGTGTAATGGCGTCGGCTTTGTCCAAGGAGATGGGCATGATGGAAGCCCAGTTGAATCGGTGGAGGGAAACTGCTGATGAAGCCCTGTCCTTGCGTGATGAAGCACAATCACTAAAAGCTTCCTTAAGTATCAAG ACGCACGAACAAAGGTGTTTGGAAGATAAGTGTGCACAGCAGATGGTAGAAATCAAAACTCTGAAGGCTCTg ATTGAAAAGTTGCAAAAGGAAAAACTGGAATTGCAACTTATCTTGGACATGTATGGCCAGGAAGGTTATGATAACAG AGATGTGGCTGAGATAAAAGAATCTGAACGTCGGGCTCATTCACAAGCTGAAATCTTGAAAAGTGCTTTGGATGAACATAGTCTGGAACTGAGGGTGAAAGCCGCAAATGAGACTGAGGCTGCTTGCCAACAAAGGCTTTCAGTTGCTGAAGCTGAAATAGCTGAACTAAGGGCTAAACTGGATGTTTCTGAGAG GGATGTTATGGAGCTTACAGAGGCTATTAAAAGCAAAGATAAGGAAGCAGAGGCATACATTTCTGAAATTGAG ACCATTGGTCAAGCATATGAAGACATGCAGACCCAGAACCAGCATTTGCTGCTGCAGGTGACTGAGAGGGATGACTACAATATCAAG CTTGTTTCTGAGAGTGTTAAAACAAAGCAGGCACAAAGCTTTCTAATCTCTGAGAAACAGACTTCAATGAAGCAGCTTCAACAAGTTAATGCACTGGTAGAATCTTTAAAATCACGGATTCTCCACAGTGAAGAGCAG ATGAAAGCCTGTCTGACAGAGGCTCTTAAATCTACTCAAGAAGACAGACATCTGATGGTCAGTCTTGAAACAGCAAAGTGGGAATTAGCTGATGCTGAGAAGGAATTGAAGTGGTTGAAATCTGCTGTTGCTTCTTCTGAGAAGGAACATGAGCAGATCCAGCGGAAGTTGGATGACATCCAAAAAGAACTGGACGAAGAAAG AAGAGAGAAGATGAAGCTTGAGGAAGATCTCATGGAATTGAATAACAAGGTTGCGGAGTTGACTTCTGAAACTGGAGAGGCAGCGATACAGAAACTTAGGGACGAAATAAAAGATTGCAAAGCTATTCTCAAATGTGGTGTGTGCTTTGACCGTCCAAAGGAG GTTGTGATTGTGAAATGCTTTCACCTCTTCTGCAATCCATGTATTCAAAGAAACCTGGAGATACGGCATCGGAAGTGCCCAGGGTGTGGAACAGCTTTCGGTCAGAGCGATGTCCGGTTTGTAAAGATATGA
- the LOC123209072 gene encoding uncharacterized protein LOC123209072, with protein MQMQVIATLTTFSSSFQQQTHFNNLLPKSLFPSQPTKALQKLLFYPQKTPRKTSARNLTKTATTHASLLEAPVLWAGRLCVYYALLKTGLAGSQANPFVAGLEGGGVNVSESGDLGFSKWLENIQGKPDKEAADKRKLVSKWHPTTKGTLRRNYRVPSKSEGRRLLKAIAALLSSDDHFTDATSHKGCQIRRESAHGESVCCHNVRALFDELPTPHLILEITAFPAGPLTEKDYKKAEQLERVLRSGPSI; from the exons ATGCAGATGCAAGTCATAGCCACTCTGACCACTTTTTCTTCCTCATTTCAGCAGCAGACCCACTTCAACAATCTGCTCCCTAAATCCCTTTTTCCCTCGCAGCCCACAAAAGCCCTtcaaaaattgttgttttatccCCAAAAAACACCCCGAAAAACGAGCGCCAGAAACCTCACAAAAACAGCCACCACTCATGCTTCTTTGCTTGAAGCTCCAGTCTTGTGGGCCGGTAGACTTTGTGTCTACTATGCTCTTTTGAAGACTGGCTTAGCTGGATCTCAAGCTAACCCTTTTGTCGCTG ggttagaaggtGGTGGTGTTAATGTCAGTGAGTCTGGTGATTTGGGGTTTTCTAAGTGGTTAGAGAACATACAAGGCAAACCAG ACAAGGAAGCAGCTGACAAAAGGAAATTGGTGAGTAAATGGCATCCAACAACAAAGGGTACTTTAAGAAGGAACTACAGGGTGCCTTCCAAATCTGAGGGACGCCGCCTTCTCAAAGCTATTGCAGCCTTACTATCCAGTGATGACCATTTCACAGATGCCACTTCCCACAAA GGTTGTCAAATTCGGAGGGAGAGTGCACATGGAGAAAGTGTGTGCTGCCACAATGTGAGGGCTCTTTTTGATGAGCTCCCAACTCCTCACCTCATTTTGGAGATTACAGCATTTCCAGCTGGACCTCTTACAGAAAAGGATTACAAGAAGGCTGAACAACTAGAAAGGGTGCTCAGGTCTGGTCCTTCTATTTGA
- the LOC123209071 gene encoding GPI mannosyltransferase 2: protein MTKTSKFTHQIQILKLATLSRLLLLTLTILWRALLSPYDTSASLNPDCLADPLPSQHSRNNPVGSAIENGVVWDSVYFVRIAQCGYEYEQSFAFLPVLPICIRLLSHSVLAPLVRVIGYRAVLALSGYVVSNVAFLLAAVYFYRLSVMILKDPEAALRASMLFCFNPASIFYSSIYSESLYALFSVGGLYYLMSGANNIAVACLAVSGCARSNGVVNAGYFCFQTMHQVYDALFVKKRVYLAMQILISGALRCVCIFIPFIAFQVYGYCNLCLGLSPEELRPWCRARIPLLYNFIQSHYWGVGFLKYFQLKQLPNFLLASPILTLALCSIIYYVMAQPKLVFSLGFQTSKEGKDFAPVPFPLETVSLLNGVSASIQEKPSPKTEGSQNLRQRKQIHKENPAVLSLEYGSSVNSGYLSVYILPFILHLSFMVATAFLVMHVQVATRFLSASPSLYWFASYLMVSPGMGKRWGYLIWTYCAAYILLGSLLFSNFYPFT, encoded by the exons ATGACAAAAACCAGTAAATTCACCCACCAAATTCAAATCTTAAAGCTCGCAACACTCTCAAGACTTCTCCTCTTGACCCTAACCATCCTCTGGCGCGCCCTTTTGTCTCCCTACGACACCTCCGCCTCTCTTAACCCCGACTGCCTCGCCGATCCTCTGCCCTCGCAGCACTCCAGAAACAATCCAGTCGGTTCTGCCATTGAAAACGGCGTCGTCTGGGACAGCGTCTACTTCGTCCGCATTGCCCAATGTGGGTACGAGTACGAACAGTCCTTCGCCTTCCTCCCCGTCCTCCCTATTTGCATCCGTCTCTTGTCTCATTCTG TTTTGGCGCCATTGGTTAGAGTAATTGGATACAGAGCAGTGTTGGCGCTGTCTGGTTATGTTGTTAGTAATGTTGCGTTCTTGTTGGCTGCAGTTTACTTTTACAG GCTCTCAGTTATGATCTTGAAGGACCCTGAAGCAGCATTGCGGGCTTCGATGTTGTTCTGCTTCAATCCAGCGTCCATATTTTATTCATCAAT ATATTCAGAGAGTTTATATGCTCTATTTTCAGTTGGAGGATTGTACTACTTAATGTCTGGTGCAAACAATATTGCTGTTGCTTGCCTTGCTGTCTCTGGTTGTGCAAGGTCTAATGGAGTGGTTAATGCTGGTTATTTCTGTTTTCAGACTATGCATCAGGTTTATGATGcactatttgtgaaaaaaaggGTTTAT CTGGCAATGCAGATTCTTATATCTGGAGCATTACGTTGCGTATGTATCTTTATTCCGTTCATTGCATTTCAAGTATACGGCTACTGCAATCTCTGTCTTGGCCTTTCTCCAGAAGAACTGAGGCCTTGGTGCAGAGCTAGAATACCTTTgctgtataattttattcaaagcCACTATTG GGGAGTAGGTTTCTTGAAATACTTCCAATTAAAACAGCTGCCAAACTTTCTTCTTGCATCACCAATATTGACTTTGGCACTTTGCTCAATTATTTATTACGTGATGGCACAGCCCAAGCTTGTTTTCTCTTTAGGATTTCAAACTTCTAAAGAGGGAAAAGATTTTGCACCTGTGCCTTTTCCCTTAGAGACAGTCTCACTATTAAACGGTGTGAGTGCCAGCATTCAAGAGAAACCCTCTCCAAAAACAGAAG GAAGTCAAAATTTGAGACAGAGAAAGCAAATTCATAAAGAGAACCCTGCAGTACTTTCGCTAGAGTATGGATCATCAGTAAATTCAGGATATTTGTCTGTCTATATTCTCCCATTCATTCTACACTTGAGTTTTATGGTAGCCACTGCATTTTTGGTAATGCATGTGCAG GTTGCTACGCGGTTCTTGTCAGCCAGTCCTTCGCTTTACTGGTTTGCTTCATACTTAATGGTATCACCTGGAATGGGTAAGAGATGGGGATATTTGATCTGGACATACTGTGCAGCCTACATCCTCCTCGGCAGTTTACTCTTTTCAAACTTCTATCCTTTTACCTGA
- the LOC123206456 gene encoding non-specific lipid transfer protein GPI-anchored 6-like: MAPKLATLVPLASILVLLLIGFASSDVNQDKAECANQVVALASCLPYVGGDAKAPTADCCSGLKQLLQKSQKCLCLLIKDKDDPSLGLKINTTLAATLPSACHSPANVSDCISLLHLAPNSADAKIFQEFANMTQGIATAPAASGNSTSGSSSASEKRWPKIELAFRILVINFFTLYI; the protein is encoded by the exons ATGGCGCCAAAACTTGCAACGCTAGTGCCATTGGCCTCCATTTTAGTGCTCCTGTTGATTGGATTCGCAAGCTCCGATGTCAATCAAGACAAAGCCGAATGTGCGAACCAAGTGGTGGCTCTCGCTTCGTGTCTTCCATACGTTGGTGGTGATGCCAAAGCACCAACCGCCGACTGTTGCTCCGGCCTCAAACAACTCCTTCAAAAGAGCCAGAAATGCCTCTGCCTTCTcatcaaagataaagatgatCCCTCCCTTGGCCTCAAGATTAATACCACTCTTGCTGCCACACTCCCTTCTGCCTGCCACTCGCCTGCTAATGTCTCCGATTGCATAT CTTTGTTGCATTTGGCTCCAAATTCAGCAGATGCCAAGATCTTCCAGGAATTTGCAAATATGACACAAGGAATCGCTACAGCTCCAGCAGCCAgtg GGAACTCCACTAGTGGATCAAGTTCAGCTTCAGAAAAAAGATGGCCAAAAATAGAGCTGGCTTTTCGgattttagtaattaatttctttactttatacatataa